In a single window of the Hippocampus zosterae strain Florida chromosome 6, ASM2543408v3, whole genome shotgun sequence genome:
- the ptrh1 gene encoding probable peptidyl-tRNA hydrolase: MLKRLLVGISTCLCCTFRLPRRYFLTMRRFLTRMVNRLWLCEPVAVAMSSEKPVRAQGRRRMVVGLGNPGMEGTRHSVGMAVVGALAVRLGLGERWRRDRQLNGEVLVAEPQRLVLLRPCVLMNVNGIAVAKAANKYGVRPEDILLVHDELDKPLGKVAIKHGGSARGHNGVRSCMDCLWTDVMPRLRVGIGRPTGKTSVERHVLGCFGAEETKVLDLVLVQSVNVLMAQLGEQKEEGRRSSSPSPEDEHAKVASVDHLPTRT, translated from the exons ATGCTCAAGCGCCTGCTCGTTGGCATATCGACGTGCCTTTGTTGCACTTTTCGCCTACCGCGCCGCTACTTTCTGACCATGCGACGTTTTTTGACGAGAATGGTGAACCGGCTTTGGCTGTGCGAGCCGGTCGCTGTGGCGATGAGCTCCGAAAAACCAGTGCGAGCGCAAGGTCGACGAAGGATG GTGGTGGGCCTGGGTAACCCGGGCATGGAGGGCACCCGTCACAGCGTGGGCATGGCCGTGGTGGGCGCCCTGGCCGTCCGGCTGGGCCTCGGCGAGCGTTGGCGCCGAGATAGGCAGCTGAACGGCGAGGTGCTGGTGGCGGAGCCGCAGCGCCTGGTGCTCTTGCGCCCCTGCGTCCTGATGAATGTCAATGGCATCGCAGTGGCCAAAGCGG CCAACAAGTACGGCGTGCGGCCCGAGGACATCCTGCTGGTCCACGATGAGCTGGACAAACCTTTAGGAAAGGTCGCCATCAAACACGGGGGCAGCGCCAG AGGCCACAATGGTGTCCGGTCCTGCATGGACTGCCTTTGGACAGAC GTGATGCCCAGGCTACGGGTGGGCATCGGGCGCCCGACGGGAAAGACTTCGGTGGAGCGCCACGTCCTGGGGTGCTTTGGTGCAGAGGAGACGAAAGTTCTGGATTTGGTTCTGGTACAGAGTGTCAACGTTCTGATGGCTCAGCTCGGAGAACAGAAGGAGGAGGGAAGACGCTCCTCATCTCCCTCGCCGGAGGACGAACACGCCAAAGTGGCAAGCGTAGACCATCTGCCAACACGCACGTAG
- the LOC127602705 gene encoding LOW QUALITY PROTEIN: natterin-3-like (The sequence of the model RefSeq protein was modified relative to this genomic sequence to represent the inferred CDS: deleted 1 base in 1 codon) — MLKRRPRAPNVETNAAERRRVNEMRTCLVAAVVSALLLALCSPTLQSDARQYNEDARLNVALGEVVPPLEAGRDPAPRGPGSSSSSSSSSADFGEHANLRWVPWNGSLPDGAVAIFNGYAQRTDYVCKVECEAGFLAGHDCRYPYADKEYASAVFDVLVNVDHFEFLEWAEDSYGSVPSHAVRTCRDVDIFVGKNKYGLGKVVSQHEAFFLPWEGDEYWYKKYQVLRVNPDVYSQHVSHVEYAVDQMKLFHHPPETLQLAKVTNLECRAVSKTVSLDKTSTSEKTWDIGRETRNGSVSTMKAKVPILGPGNVDFTEERTVTFAEGTRLLEAVSHSVSVELLVPPNFWCGVRMEGRKMRADIPFRARLSRTNHNGDTHWTSVAGTYDGVSVGESNAVVERCQPVADAVPCRPTPG, encoded by the exons ATGTTAAAACGGCGTCCGCGCGCGCCAAACGTT GAGACCAACGCGGCGGAGCGGCGACGCGTTAACGAG ATGAGGACGTGTCTGGTTGCGGCGGTGGTGTCCGCGCTTCTGCTAGCGCTCTGCAGCCCAACGCTGCAGTCGGACGCACGCCAGTACAATGAGG ACGCGCGGCTGAACGTGGCCCTTGGGGAGGTGGTCCCGCCCCTGGAGGCGGGCCGTGACCCCGCCCCACGAGGCccgggctcctcctcctcctcctcctcctcctcggccgaCTTCGGCGAGCACGCCAACCTCAGGTGGGTGCCGTGGAACGGCTCCCTGCCCGACGGGGCGGTGGCCATCTTTAACGGCTACGCGCAGCGCACCGACTACGTGTGCAAGGTGGAGTGCGAGGCGGGTTTCTTGGCGGGCCACGACTGCCGCTACCCGTACGCCGACAAGGAGTACGCGTCCGCCGTTTTCGACGTGCTGGTCAACGTGGACCACTTCGAGTTCCTGGAGTGGGCGGAGGACTCGTACGGCTCGGTGCCCTCGCACGCCGTCCGGACGTGCCGAGACGTCGACATCTTTGTGGGCAAGAACAAGTACGGCCTCGGCAAG GTGGTGAGCCAGCACGAAGCCTTCTTCCTTCCGTGGGAGGGCGACGAGTACTGGTACAAGAAGTACCAGGTCCTGCGGGTCAACCCGGACGTGTACAGCCAGCACGTCTCGCACGTGGAGTACGCCGTGGACCAGATGAAGCTCTTCCACCACCCGCCCGAGACCCTCCAGCTGGCCAAGGTCACCAACCTGGAGTGTCGCGCCGTGAGCAAGACCGTGTCGCTGGACAAGACCAGCACCAGCGAGAAGACCTGGGACATCGGCCGCGAGACCCGCAATGGCTCCGTGTCCACCATGAAGGCCAAGGTGCCCATCCTGGGGCCCGGCAACGTGGACTTCACCGAGGAGCGGACGGTCACCTTCGCCGAGGGGACCCGCCTGCTGGAGGCCGTGAGCCACTCGGTCAGCGTGGAGCTCCTGGTGCCGCCCAACTTCTGGTGCGGCGTCAGGATGGAGGGACGCAAGATGAGAGCCGACATCCCCTTCCGGGCGCGGCTGAGTCGCACCAACCACAACGGCGACACGCACTGGACCTCCGTCGCGGGGACCTACGACGGCGTCAGCGTGGGCGAGAGCAACGCCGTGGTGGAGCGATGCCAGCCGGTGGCCGACGCCGTTCCGTGCCGCCCCACGCCAGGCTGA
- the LOC127602710 gene encoding natterin-3-like has translation MRALLLLCMLLGGARAGALGVIRGSAQRRKVSLLNPQLEGVVPDRAPALAQPAGPDGPTDLLRREALPSDFLFGDNVNLEWRAWNGSLPDGAVAIYNGYAERTDYVCMYKCEAGFYNDALGPYCRYPYGDAEHYAREFHVLANRDNFEFLEWKEGSYGSVPAHSARTCLGVGIFVGRNKYGLGKVVPQFEAFFLPWEGDEYWYKKYQVLTINRDAYTQHISHVRYDLDRVAIFQYPPETIQVSAVTNNECQAVSKTVTISKTSEKETTWHIGRATMLGVAGSITAKIPLIGSGGLELSGEKTLRFSRGTTLTEALSHSVSVELTVPPNHRCRVRMEGRKVKADVPYAARLSRTYPNGETQWTSVSGTYDGVQIGEVRAVVDRCLPVEDAPPCPSP, from the exons ATGAGGGCGCTGTTGTTGCTGTGCATGCTCTTGGGAGGGGCCCGCGCTGGCGCGCTCGGTGTCATCCGGGGGAGCGCCCAGCGCAGGAAAG tGTCCCTTCTCAACCCGCAGCTAGAGGGCGTCGTTCCCGACCGGGCTCCGGCTCTGGCCCAGCCCGCAGGCCCGGACGGCCCCACCGACCTCTTGCGGCGGGAGGCCCTGCCTTCCGACTTCCTGTTCGGCGACAACGTCAACCTGGAGTGGCGGGCGTGGAACGGCTCGCTGCCCGACGGCGCGGTGGCGATCTACAACGGCTACGCGGAGCGCACCGACTACGTGTGCATGTACAAGTGCGAGGCGGGCTTCTACAACGACGCCCTGGGGCCGTACTGCCGCTACCCTTACGGGGACGCCGAGCATTATGCCCGCGAGTTCCACGTGCTGGCCAACAGGGACAACTTTGAGTTCCTGGAGTGGAAGGAAGGCTCGTACGGTTCGGTGCCGGCGCACTCGGCGCGCACGTGCCTTGGCGTGGGCATCTTTGTGGGCAGGAACAAGTACGGCCTGGGCAAGGTGGTGCCACAGTTCGAGGCCTTCTTCCTGCCGTGGGAGGGCGACGAGTACTGGTACAAGAAGTACCAGGTCTTGACCATCAACCGGGACGCGTACACGCAGCACATCTCCCACGTGCGCTACGACCTGGACCGGGTGGCCATCTTCCAGTACCCGCCCGAGACTATACAGGTCTCCGCCGTCACCAACAACGAGTGCCAG GCGGTGAGCAAGACGGTGACCATCTCCAAGACCAGCGAGAAGGAGACCACGTGGCACATCGGGCGGGCCACCATGCTGGGCGTCGCCGGCAGCATCACGGCCAAGATCCCGCTGATCGGCTCGGGCGGTCTGGAGCTGAGCGGCGAGAAGACCCTGCGGTTCTCCCGCGGGACCACCCTGACGGAGGCCCTCTCGCACTCGGTGTCGGTGGAGCTGACGGTGCCGCCCAACCATCGGTGCCGCGTGCGAATGGAGGGCCGCAAGGTGAAGGCCGACGTCCCGTACGCCGCCCGCCTCAGCCGCACGTACCCCAACGGCGAAACGCAGTGGACCTCCGTGTCGGGCACCTACGACGGCGTCCAGATCGGAGAAGTGCGCGCCGTGGTGGACCGTTGCCTCCCCGTGGAAGACGCCCCGCCCTGCCCGTCGCCGTGA
- the LOC127602715 gene encoding natterin-3-like: MAKQPAPLLLWALVHLTCANPVDGVQRRTSGFHLDPEDKLPEQPPMKRALRPSSDLLRRLRDTPSTDYDGTSLEWKWWGGFLPDDAVSIYNSYSSRVDYICKVGCHSGYYDSTLANAACAYVSGEAGYSSTQFEVLVNKDDFEILQWTEGNDGSVTPNSIKTCANDDIYIGKNEYGLGEVKVSEKVFNLPWGGSRYWYRSYMVLETMKDVRREHLMNVKYKTEGVKPNEYPPEVLNRNTISNRQCESIKQEVTLSKSVTSTQKWEIDFALTVGVGTTIVTGIPFVAEGKIDLKASFTYRLNKESSYSETTTHSLTLETTVPAGHSCTITMQGKKYGLEIPYTARLKRIYRNGETKWKTVTGTFKGFQVSEVHAEMQRCVPLPDVKPC; this comes from the exons ATGGCCAAGCAGCCGGCTCCTCTTCTGCTGTGGGCTCTGGTGCACCTGACCTGCGCCAACCCAGTTGACGGCGTTCAACGAAGGACTTCAG GTTTCCATCTGGATCCGGAGGACAAGCTCCCGGAGCAACCGCCCATGAAAAGAGCTCTGAGGCCGTCATCGGACCTCTTGAGAAGACTGCGGGACACCCCGTCGACAGACTATGACGGAACGAGCCTGGAATGGAAGTGGTGGGGCGGCTTCCTCCCGGACGACGCCGTGTCCATCTACAACTCGTATTCCAGCCGGGTGGATTACATCTGCAAAGTGGGCTGCCACTCGGGCTACTACGACTCCACGCTCGCCAACGCCGCCTGCGCCTACGTCTCCGGCGAGGCGGGCTACAGCTCCACGCAGTTTGAGGTGCTGGTCAACAAAGACGACTTTGAGATTCTGCAGTGGACAGAGGGGAACGATGGTTCGGTGACACCAAATTCGATTAAGACCTGCGCCAACGACGACATTTACATCGGTAAGAATGAGTACGGACTGGGGGAAGTCAAGGTGAGCGAAAAGGTGTTCAATCTTCCCTGGGGCGGAAGCCGTTATTGGTACCGTAGTTACATGGTCCTGGAGACCATGAAAGATGTCAGGAGAGAGCACCTGATGAACGTCAAGTACAAGACGGAGGGCGTCAAGCCCAACGAGTATCCCCCCGAGGTCTTGAACAGGAACACCATTTCAAACAGGCAGTGCGAGTCCATCAAGCAAGAGGTCACCCTCTCGAAGAGCGTCACGTCAACCCAAAAGTGGGAGATCGATTTCGCCCTCACGGTGGGAGTCGGCACCACCATCGTGACGGGGATCCCCTTCGTCGCCGAAGGGAAGATCGACCTCAAGGCCTCCTTCACCTACAGGTTGAACAAAGAGAGCTCCTACTCGGAGACCACCACCCACTCTCTGACGCTGGAGACGACGGTGCCCGCCGGTCACTCGTGCACCATCACAATGCAGGGCAAGAAGTACGGCTTGGAAATCCCGTACACGGCGCGCCTCAAGCGCATCTACCGCAACGGGGAGACCAAGTGGAAAACCGTCACAGGAACCTTCAAGGGCTTCCAGGTCTCGGAGGTTCACGCTGAAATGCAACGCTGCGTACCTCTGCCTGACGTTAAGCCTTGTTGA
- the LOC127602098 gene encoding natterin-3-like encodes MAKLWIPLVLLALLQRTHADPDDCDQQPGSVPPPVLDESLGNQRPEHVPKKSALSPPPHFFRKAHGDPPADFGKTNLQWKWWDGSLPDGAVSIYNSYSSRVDYICKVGCHSGYYDSTLANAKCAYAYDGAGYSSTQFEVLVNRDDFEILQWTEGNDGSVTENSIKTCANDDIYIGKNEYGLGEVKVSEEVFNLPWGGSRYWYRSYMVLETMRDVKREHLMDVRYKIADAKSIKYPPEVLNRNGISNGQCESIKHAVKLSQSVTSTQKWEIDFALTVGVGTTIVTGIPFVAEGKIDLKASFTYRLNKESSYSETTSHSLTLETTVPAGHSCIIKTQGKKYGLEIPYTARLRRIYRNGETKWTTVTGTFKGVQISEVQADIERCLPLPNVKPC; translated from the exons ATGGCCAAGCTGTGGATTCCTCTTGTGCTGTTGGCGCTGCTGCAGCGGACCCACGCCGACCCCGACGACTGCGATCAACAGCCAGGTTCAG TGCCGCCTCCCGTTCTCGATGAGAGTCTGGGGAACCAGCGTCCGGAACACGTGCCCAAGAAAAGTGCTCTGAGCCCACCGCCACACTTCTTTAGAAAAGCGCACGGCGACCCGCCGGCGGACTTTGGCAAAACAAACCTGCAATGGAAGTGGTGGGACGGCTCACTCCCGGACGGCGCCGTGTCCATCTACAACTCGTATTCCAGCCGCGTGGATTACATCTGCAAAGTGGGCTGCCACTCGGGCTACTACGACTCCACGCTCGCCAACGCCAAATGCGCCTACGCCTACGACGGGGCGGGCTACAGCTCCACGCAGTTTGAGGTCCTGGTCAACAGAGACGACTTTGAGATTCTGCAGTGGACAGAGGGGAATGATGGTTCAGTGACAGAAAATTCGATTAAGACCTGCGCCAACGACGACATTTACATCGGTAAGAATGAGTACGGACTGGGGGAAGTCAAGGTGAGCGAAGAGGTGTTCAATCTTCCCTGGGGCGGAAGCCGTTATTGGTACCGTAGTTACATGGTCCTGGAGACCATGAGAGATGTCAAGAGAGAGCACCTGATGGACGTCCGGTACAAAATTGCAGATGCCAAATCCATCAAGTATCCCCCCGAGGTCTTGAACAGGAACGGCATTTCAAACGGGCAGTGCGAGTCCATCAAGCATGCGGTCAAGCTCTCGCAGAGCGTCACGTCAACCCAAAAGTGGGAGATCGATTTCGCCCTCACGGTGGGAGTCGGCACCACCATCGTGACGGGGATCCCCTTCGTCGCCGAAGGGAAGATCGACCTCAAGGCCTCCTTCACCTACAGGTTGAACAAAGAGAGCTCCTACTCGGAGACCACCAGCCACTCTCTGACGCTGGAGACGACGGTGCCCGCCGGTCACTCGTGCATCATCAAAACGCAGGGCAAGAAGTACGGCTTGGAAATCCCGTACACGGCGCGCCTCAGGCGCATCTACCGCAACGGGGAGACCAAGTGGACCACCGTCACCGGAACCTTCAAGGGCGTCCAGATCTCGGAGGTTCAAGCTGACATCGAACGCTGCCTACCTCTGCCTAACGTTAAGCCTTGTTGA
- the LOC127602719 gene encoding natterin-3-like isoform X2: MNSSLVLLVLVLLALASARGSGGPLPQPDVVPQLSDAGPPRLKSGNAESGGTKSDFEGTNLEWQRWTGSLPDGTVSIYNGYTESIDYICKYECDSGYYRPSNGDFCVYSSSGNAVSSQDFSLLVNKDKFEILEWQEGAYGSVAWNAVKNCKDSDKYVGKNAYGLGKVHVSHRVFYLPWGEYEYNYPTDYMFLTIKEDIKEDHLMRITYQTEGINVVEHPPEMMKNDSVENRDCLEATITDTLSKRNMVEHRWQHTFSLSLAASTIFTTGIPHLFQGAITFSVETNFAVTMGTTYTETTEHQLKLTTKVPPNHLCRIHMVGKKYGADIPYTARLKRTYANGETKWTTVKGIYSSVQISEVNGMVDRCEPVPDAKPC; the protein is encoded by the exons ATGAATTCGTCGCTGGTACTGCTGGTGCTGGTTCTGCTGGCTTTGGCCTCAGCCCGAGGTTCAGGCGGCCCACTGCCCC AACCCGACGTAGTTCCTCAACTGTCGGATGCCGGGCCACCGCGTCTGAAAAGTGGGAACGCCGAGAGTGGAGGGACAAAGTCAGATTTTGAGGGAACCAACCTGGAGTGGCAGCGGTGGACGGGCAGTCTCCCCGACGGAACCGTGTCCATTTACAACGGCTACACAGAAAGCATCGACTACATCTGCAAGTACGAGTGCGATTCAGGCTACTACAGACCCAGCAACGGCGACTTCTGTGTCTATTCCTCTAGCGGCAACGCCGTGTCAAGCCAAGACTTTTCCTTGCTGGTCAACAAAGACAAATTTGAGATCCTGGAGTGGCAGGAGGGCGCCTACGGTTCGGTGGCCTGGAATGCGGTCAAAAACTGCAAGGACAGCGACAAATACGTCGGCAAGAACGCGTATGGTCTGGGCAAG GTGCATGTGAGCCACCGAGTCTTTTACTTGCCCTGGGGCGAATACGAGTACAATTACCCCACAGACTACATGTTCTTGACCATCAAGGAAGACATTAAGGAGGACCACCTGATGCGAATCACCTACCAAACCGAAGGAATCAACGTGGTGGAGCATCCCCCGGAGATGATGAAGAACGACAGCGTCGAGAACCGCGACTGCCTGGAAGCCACCATCACCGACACCCTCAGCAAGAGAAACATGGTGGAGCACAGGTGGCAGCACACCTTCAGCCTCTCCCTCGCCGCCAGCACCATCTTCACCACCGGTATCCCCCACCTGTTTCAGGGGGCCATTACATTTAGCGTGGAGACCAACTTTGCCGTGACCATGGGGACCACCTACACCGAGACCACCGAGCACCAACTCAAGTTGACCACCAAGGTCCCGCCCAACCACTTGTGCAGAATCCACATGGTGGGCAAGAAGTACGGAGCGGATATCCCCTACACGGCGCGCCTCAAACGCACTTACGCAAACGGCGAGACCAAGTGGACCACCGTCAAGGGCATCTACAGCAGTGTCCAGATCTCGGAGGTCAACGGTATGGTGGACCGCTGTGAACCGGTGCCGGATGCCAAGCCTTGCTAA
- the LOC127602719 gene encoding natterin-3-like isoform X1 has translation MNSSLVLLVLVLLALASARGSGGPLPQPDVVPQLSDAGPPRLKSGNAESGGTKSDFDFEGTNLEWQWWTGSPPKGAVSFSNGYTKSIDYICKHECDSGYYRPSEGNFCVYSFNGVAVQTVDFFLLVNKDKFEILEWQEGAHGSVAWNAVKNCKDRDKYVGKNAYGLGKVHVSHRVFYLPWGEYEYNYPTDYMFLTIKEDIKEDHLMRITYQTEGINVVEHPPEMMKNDSVENRDCLEATITDTLSKRNMVEHRWQHTFSLSLAASTIFTTGIPHLFQGAITFSVETNFAVTMGTTYTETTEHQLKLTTKVPPNHLCRIHMVGKKYGADIPYTARLKRTYANGETKWTTVKGIYSSVQISEVNGMVDRCEPVPDAKPC, from the exons ATGAATTCGTCGCTGGTACTGCTGGTGCTGGTTCTGCTGGCTTTGGCCTCAGCCCGAGGTTCAGGCGGCCCACTGCCCC AACCCGACGTAGTTCCTCAACTGTCGGATGCCGGGCCACCGCGTCTGAAAAGTGGGAACGCCGAGAGTGGAGGGACAAAGTC AGATTTTGATTTTGAGGGAACCAACCTGGAGTGGCAGTGGTGGACGGGCAGTCCACCCAAAGGAGCCGTGTCCTTTTCCAACGGCTACACCAAAAGCATCGACTACATCTGCAAGCACGAGTGCGATTCAGGCTACTACAGACCCAGCGAAGGCAACTTCTGTGTCTATTCCTTTAACGGGGTAGCCGTGCAGACCGTAGACTTTTTCTTGCTGGTCAACAAAGACAAATTTGAGATCCTGGAGTGGCAGGAGGGCGCCCACGGTTCGGTGGCCTGGAACGCGGTCAAAAACTGCAAGGACAGAGACAAATACGTCGGCAAGAACGCGTACGGTCTGGGCAAGGTGCATGTGAGCCACCGAGTCTTTTACTTGCCCTGGGGCGAATACGAGTACAATTACCCCACAGACTACATGTTCTTGACCATCAAGGAAGACATTAAGGAGGACCACCTGATGCGAATCACCTACCAAACCGAAGGAATCAACGTGGTGGAGCATCCCCCGGAGATGATGAAGAACGACAGCGTCGAGAACCGCGACTGCCTGGAAGCCACCATCACCGACACCCTCAGCAAGAGAAACATGGTGGAGCACAGGTGGCAGCACACCTTCAGCCTCTCCCTCGCCGCCAGCACCATCTTCACCACCGGTATCCCCCACCTGTTTCAGGGGGCCATTACATTTAGCGTGGAGACCAACTTTGCCGTGACCATGGGGACCACCTACACCGAGACCACCGAGCACCAACTCAAGTTGACCACCAAGGTCCCGCCCAACCACTTGTGCAGAATCCACATGGTGGGCAAGAAGTACGGAGCGGATATCCCCTACACGGCGCGCCTCAAACGCACTTACGCAAACGGCGAGACCAAGTGGACCACCGTCAAGGGCATCTACAGCAGTGTCCAGATCTCGGAGGTCAACGGTATGGTGGACCGCTGTGAACCGGTGCCGGATGCCAAGCCTTGCTAA
- the tor2a gene encoding prosalusin: MTTVLPLLLLCVCAPARCVFQKLYCTIADSCDCDFRPNVREFEWDLYKNVFGQHLAQEVLSEELSRFLAQEAPEKPLVLSLHGSSGTGKTMAGDMLARHLYASATGSPFVHQFIPTLHFPAGGHVQAQREQLKSWVQGNVTACARSVFIFDEVDKMAPGLLDVLEPFLGPSHAVFRTNYRKAIYIFISTAGEEEINKAALEQREAGRDREEMTAAELQDAIARAVYDNPTSGLYNSPIIRQKLVSAFVPFLPLCRHHVERCAQTQLCQRGACERRDVARAAAAHMAYQPSPGHYFSTSGCKNVPAKINLLL; encoded by the exons ATGACAACTGTTTTGCCCCTGCTGCTTTTGTGCGTTTGCGCGCCTGCCCGCTGCGTGTTCCAGAAGTTATACTGCACCATCGCCGACAGTTGCGACTGCGACTTTCGACCCAACGTCAGAG AGTTTGAGTGGGACCTGTACAAgaatgtctttgggcagcatcTGGCCCAGGAGGTGCTCTCGGAAGAGTTGTCCCGCTTCCTGGCCCAAGAGGCGCCCGAGAAGCCGCTGGTGCTCTCCCTGCACGGCTCGTCGGGCACGGGCAAGACGATGGCGGGCGATATGCTGGCGCGCCACCTGTACGCCTCGGCCACCGGCAGCCCCTTCGTCCACCAGTTCATCCCCACGCTGCACTTCCCCGCCGGAGGACACGTGCAGGCGCAGCGG GAGCAGCTGAAGTCTTGGGTGCAGGGCAACGTAACGGCGTGCGCCCGCTCCGTCTTCATCTTCGACGAGGTGGACAAAATGGCGCCCGGGCTGCTGGACGTTCTGGAACCCTTCCTGGGCCCCTCCCACGCGGTCTTCCGCACCAACTACCGCAAGGCCATCTACATCTTCATCAG caCGGCGGGCGAGGAGGAGATCAACAAAGCGGCCCTGGAGCAACGTGAGGCCGGGCGGGACCGAGAGGAGATGACGGCGGCCGAGCTCCAGGACGCCATCGCTCGGGCCGTCTACGACAACCCCACCA GTGGCCTCTACAACTCGCCCATCATCCGTCAGAAGCTGGTGAGCGCCTTTGTGCCCTTCTTGCCGCTGTGCCGCCACCACGTGGAGCGCTGCGCGCAGACGCAGCTGTGCCAGCGTGGCGCCTGCGAGCGCCGCGACGTGGCACGCGCGGCGGCGGCCCACATGGCCTACCAGCCGTCGCCGGGACACTACTTCTCCACCAGCGGCTGCAAAAACGTGCCCGCCAAGATCAACCTGCTCTTGTGA